The DNA sequence gacaagaacaaaaaataataataataataataataactgaaCTTAATAAATATGTCTTTACATTATGATCACACACATTTTCCAAATCATAGGTAGTAGATGATACATGTACATGCAAACAAATGACATAAGATGTATATACAATGCGGACTTGAATCAGTGTTTTCCCTGATTGGGAAAATACATAATAAGTAATCAGAAGCTCATTATCCAACTTGCAACAATAAGATACTTGATTTATTATGAAGGTAAAGGATAACTTGGTTGCCTCAAGTTTTTTCTTCTAAAATAAATTGACAAGTATGTCTATTTAAGAACGCAGAATAAACTTATAACTAAACACTCTACTGTGAACAAAAAGAGAGATAGGTGATTAAGTAACATACCTCAGGACCATTGAAGACAGAAGGCTCATTCATGTCATTCCAGATGTACAAGGAGGGAGTTGAACCAACATAATTTTCAGTAGAGAACTTTGTAGCCCACCAGGACCTAACCTCTGGCCTCAACATATCCAAATATGATGACGAACCAGACCAGCACCACCCATCGTAATCATTCCCATTGGCATCCTTAACATAATAGCCTTTTTCTGTGGCCTCCCTGTGCAAAAAGTACGAGTCATCTCGCTTAATATGAGGGTCCACAATAGTAACCATGTGCCTACCCTTAGCAGCCAACTTCCTCTGCATCTCCTCCGGGTGCGGGAAAAGCATCCTATCCCATGTAAAATATCTCTTCCCGTCTGTGTGCTCAATATCAAGCCACAAAACATCATACGGAATATCATGCTCATCAAACTTAGAATCAACTTGCTCCACATCCTCCTCGTCTCTATAATTCCACCTACATTGGTGATACGCCACCGCAAAAAGCTGCGGCATTGCGGGCGTGCCAGTCACACTCGCATACTGACGTGCTACATCCTTTGGTCCCGGTCccacgaaaaaaaaaagcatccaCAATACCGGCCTCACTCATCCAAAACGTGTCAATCCTACTCTGCGACGAAGGGAGAGCAATGCCTGCCTCGGCATCCCACCCGCTTCCAAGAACATCAATCTGCATTTCAGCAGCATTCAACCAAAAGAACCCGGACGTCCCTCGGGCCTTACCGTGGGAAATCATGAATGGAATAGAGCCGTAAAGCCCGAATGGGGAATCATGAATATACTCAAACACGTCCAAGTTAAACAGTCTATAGGGTTCAGATTCCTCAACCCCGGGACCTCTAGTGGGCTTCAAAGCCAAGCTTGAAGCACGCTCAGGGATCCCGTAAACATGATCAGCCCCATAAAAGGACACATCAAAACTAATGGACTGAGGGCCGTAGGGCCTCTTATCCGTGTGCCCTCTAAACCTCTCTTCCCAATCCTCACCCTCTCCCTTCTTCTCTTTCAGCTGCTCAAAATCAAATAGGCCATTGGAATTCACGGAAATTACACGATTACCCCTCTTCTCGCGGACGTAAACCTCGAACGGATCGTGCCGCAGCACCGCGTCGTAGCCGTCGGATAAGAACACGACCGACGACGGAGCCGCGTCGCCGTCGATCGTCTCGGTCGAAAGCCTCTGCAGCCAGAGCTTCTTGCTCTCGAACTCCGGCAAAACGACGTCGGGGACCTCGAAGCGCTTGCGGGGCGGATCGAGCTCGTCGATCCTGAGGCGCAAGATCCCGTCTTGGTAAGCAGAGAGAGTGAGAAGCAAGGGCTTGATTTGATCGGGGGTTGTTTCTTCTTGTTCGATTCTCTTAGGGACGAGCTTGGCGGTGAGCTCGCCGTCGGAGATGGCGGCGTCTTGGGCTGTGAGGGAGGACGAGCCAGGGTTGCGGGCTCGAGCACGTTTGCAGAATGGGGTTTGGTTACAGTTTCGGAACTCGTCTTTTTTCCATGAGAGAACTGGGGAGAGGTGACaggtgaggaggaggaggagaaggagaagagtgAGGTTGTTCATCGTCTGGGTCTTCTTCATGGATTTGAGGTCATAGTaaggaaatgagagagagaggaagaacaaGACCTCCAGAGTGTTTGTTCCACTAGTGCTGAAGTTGTATTAGTCAGAATGACCATT is a window from the Rosa chinensis cultivar Old Blush chromosome 2, RchiOBHm-V2, whole genome shotgun sequence genome containing:
- the LOC112188169 gene encoding LOW QUALITY PROTEIN: probable glucan 1,3-alpha-glucosidase (The sequence of the model RefSeq protein was modified relative to this genomic sequence to represent the inferred CDS: deleted 1 base in 1 codon), yielding MKKTQTMNNLTLLLLLLLLTCHLSPVLSWKKDEFRNCNQTPFCKRARARNPGSSSLTAQDAAISDGELTAKLVPKRIEQEETTPDQIKPLLLTLSAYQDGILRLRIDELDPPRKRFEVPDVVLPEFESKKLWLQRLSTETIDGDAAPSSVVFLSDGYDAVLRHDPFEVYVREKRGNRVISVNSNGLFDFEQLKEKKGEGEDWEERFRGHTDKRPYGPQSISFDVSFYGADHVYGIPERASSLALKPTRGPGVEESEPYRLFNLDVFEYIHDSPFGLYGSIPFMISHGKARGTSGFFWLNAAEMQIDVLGSGWDAEAGIALPSSQSRIDTFWMSEAGIVDAFFFVGPGPKDVARQYASVTGTPAMPQLFAVAYHQCRWNYRDEEDVEQVDSKFDEHDIPYDVLWLDIEHTDGKRYFTWDRMLFPHPEEMQRKLAAKGRHMVTIVDPHIKRDDSYFLHREATEKGYYVKDANGNDYDGWCWSGSSSYLDMLRPEVRSWWATKFSTENYVGSTPSLYIWNDMNEPSVFNGPEVTMPRDAVHLGDVEHRELHNAYGYYFHMATADGLVQRGDGRDRPFVLSRAVFAGSQRHGAVWTGDNTAEWDHLRVSVPMILTLGLTGISFSGADVGGYFGNPEPELWVRWYQLGAYYPFFRGHAHHDTKRREPWLFGEKNTERIREAIHIRYMLLPYFYTLFREANTSGFPVARPLWMEFPSEEATFTNDEALMIGNSLLVQGIYTEHAKHASVYLPGKESWYDVKTGAAYKGGKTHKLDVNEEGVPAFQRAGTIIPRKDRFRRSSTQMVNDPYTLVIALNSSQAAAGELYVDDGKSFEFQQGSYIHRRFVFADGKLTSLNLAPAQTQFSSECVIERIILQGLSTRQKSALIEPANQKAEIEQGPLLLYSRQGPSVLTVRKPNVRIADDWVIKIF